A segment of the Candidatus Hinthialibacter antarcticus genome:
AGTTTGCTCGGCGGCGAACCGCCTGGACGGTTTAGTCAGCAGCCTGCTTTCATTCGCGCGCATGGGCAAATCGTCTACTCACCCCATCAACGTCAATGACGCTGTGCGCGAAGCGGTCCGTCTCTTTGAACAAGACCAGAGCAACGCCGGAAAAACCCACATTGAACTCGCAGAGAATTTGCCTTTATTGAACGCTGACATTCGCTTGCTTCAACAGGTTGTTCTCAATTTACTCAATAACGCACAGCAGGCGACAAAAGGGAAATTAGAACTGGCCGTCTCGACCCAATATCAGCCGCCGAACTCGATCTCAGACGTTGGCCCCAACCACGCAATGGCCCTACACCGCTGTCAACACGGCGTCATCCAAGTTCGCATCAGCGACAATGGGCCTGGCGTAAACGAGCCGGATATCGAAGCCGTTTTTAAACCCTTCTTCACCACCAAAGAAAACGGCGCCGGGCTGGGGCTCTCAATTTCACACCGCATCATACAAGAGCACCACGGTTGTTTGTTCTACCGCAATAACCCTGACCAGGGAACAACATTCGTCGCATGTTTGCCGCTGACAGACCCGAGTCTGAAAAACTGCACGGGGAGTTGCGCCTGATGTCTGCCGCTGCAAACGCCAACCTTCTCATTGTCGATGATGAACAATTAATCCGCTGGTCTCTGCAAAACGACCTCTCTCTTGCTGGATACGCCGTGAGAGCGGTCGGCTCCGGCGAAGAGGCGCTGCGCGAAATCGAAACGCAAGAACCGGACTTGATGATTCTGGACAATAAGATGCCCGGCATGAGCGGTCAGGAAGTGTTAGAGATTCTCCAACGCCGGGGCGCGGGCTGCGTCGTCATTATGCTGTCGGCTTTGGATGATCTTGAACACGCAGTCGCCGCCGTACGAGCGGGCGCCATTGATTATGTCGCCAAACCGTTCGACCTGGATGATATTCTGGTGCGCATCGAAAAAGCGCTGCAGCACCGTTCCCTGCAATCCGAAGTTACAAGCCACCGTACGGTGCAAGCACAGCGCGACGGGCTTGAGGACGTGGTCGCGGTTGGGCCAGCCATGCAAGAAGTCATCAACACCCTTTCGCAGATCGCCAGCCACGGCTCCAGCACGGTTTTACTGCGCGGCGAAACCGGCGTTGGAAAAGACCTCATGGCGAAAGCGATTCATCGCTTAAGCCCGCGCAAAGGCAAACCCTTTGTTGAAATTAACTGTCCGTCGTTTCCCAGCCCGTTATTAGAAAGCGAACTGTTTGGCCATGAACGCGGCGCGTATACCGACGCGCGAACCACAAAAAGAGGGTTGTTAGAATTGGCCAACCAAGGCACATTGTTTCTCAATGAAATTGCCGAAATCAATCCAGTCGTGCAAACCAAACTCTTGCAATTTTTAGAGCACAAAGTGTTTCGGCGCATAGGCGGTACGCAGGAACGGACCGTGGACGCGCGCATCGTCACCGCGACCAACCAGCCATTAGAACAAGCGGTAGAAGATGGAACATTTCGCCGGGACTTATACTATCGTCTGAATGTTATCCCGATTCATATTCCTCCCCTGCGAAAACGCCCGGAAGACATCTCGGCGCTCATTGAACATTTTTTAGAACTCTTTCGTAATGAGTTTTCAAAATCCCGGCTGGAGATTGAACCCATTGCTCTGCAACGGCTGCAAAACTATAACTGGCCGGGCAATGTGCGCGAACTCAAAAATGCGCTCGAACGCATGGTGCTCTTGACCAAAGACTCTATCATTCGCGAGAAACATTTGCCCGAAGCGCTCTTGCATCAATCCGCCATCGAAAACGCTAACGCATCCGGGAACTCGCCATTGGTCGAGCAGGAAAAACGGATGATTCTTGAAGCGCTGCATGAAGCGGAATGGAACCAAAGCCTGGCAGCCCGTCAACTGAGAATTTCACGCGACACCCTACGCTATCGGATCAAAAAATACGGCATTAAAACTTCGCTGCCGCCTTCCATTCATCAATAGTATTTGTGAAAGAAACTCACGGACAAAAAAAAGGCGGTCTCAACGAGACCGCCTTTCAATAATGTCATGCGATAATTCTAAGATTTAATACAGTTCCCAAACGTCAACGTCTGAACCTGACAAGAACAACTCGCCATACGATAATTCCGTGTGCGGACGACCGTTCCAAGCCAATTGGGTTTTGCGCCCGCCGTCGTCATCATCATTGACGGCGATGTCAAAGCCCATTGGGTTTTGCATTTCAAACATGGTATCTTTGGGGATGGAATATTCAACGACATAGCCAGTCGCGGTGGTTGTTGTGGCGGCAAACCATTCGCCGTCTTCACCAAAGACCGCGCCGCTGGCTTCTGCGGAACGCACCGCGCCATTGGGAGTCATAACAAATTGGCCTTCCCAAAGGTTGCCAGTTTTTCCTCCGCTGCCATTGTCATCGCTGGCGTCGGTATCCAAAAACATTTCGACGCTATCGTCCGTCCAGGTTTCACCGTCAACGGAACCTGCTGCGGCGGCATCGGTAGAAATCACATCGTCGGTAACATCAACCGCGATATAAAGTTTATCGTTGGTATGAACCACCCAGGCCGACCAATCGTGGTCGCCGGGAAGCCATTCATCAATACCACTATAATTGCCCGTATACGGATTGATCTGAATTTCGGGCGCATCGCCGTATTCACCAGCGCCAATCACGCCGTCAACCGTCGGAGCGGATGTGACGAGCGGAGCGGTATAAGAACGCGGCCCCAGGATCAAGTTTCCATAAGTCGCTTCATGATGTGTAGCGCCAGCCCAGACGTACTGGTTATCCAATGCGTCGCCATCGTCATCATCATTAACGGACAGATCAAAACCGATCACGTCGCCTGGTTGAGGGTTCCCCAACAGGTCTAGTGAAATGCGATACTCATAATTCAACCGACCGCTTCCATCAACTTCACACACGCCATACCAAGGCGCAGAAGGACCAAAACCAGGGTCGCCCGCCTCGGCTTCGCGATAGGCGTTATTGGCGGTTACGACATACTGGCCGCCCGTGCTCCACCCTTCGGGTTTGTCGCCAGCGGTGTCACGAGCATCAAAATTGCTGTTGTCGCCGTCAACAAATACTTCTGTGCTGTCGTCAAGCCAAGTCTCTCCATTTTGCGAACCGGCTGTTGCACTATCATTGAAAATCGAGTCATCGACAACAATGAAACCTACATACAGATAGTCGCTGTCATAGCCAACAA
Coding sequences within it:
- a CDS encoding sugar-binding protein gives rise to the protein MKKLFVSLMCCFLFVGVVFADRSTLDDTKTRVAMPLPEPPVIDGLIDLAGSESWLYAGGAENTSSYWVMRFNDTLEDYIEGANIGNGGFGPLDNTDIDVQVFVGYDSDYLYVGFIVVDDSIFNDSATAGSQNGETWLDDSTEVFVDGDNSNFDARDTAGDKPEGWSTGGQYVVTANNAYREAEAGDPGFGPSAPWYGVCEVDGSGRLNYEYRISLDLLGNPQPGDVIGFDLSVNDDDDGDALDNQYVWAGATHHEATYGNLILGPRSYTAPLVTSAPTVDGVIGAGEYGDAPEIQINPYTGNYSGIDEWLPGDHDWSAWVVHTNDKLYIAVDVTDDVISTDAAAAGSVDGETWTDDSVEMFLDTDASDDNGSGGKTGNLWEGQFVMTPNGAVRSAEASGAVFGEDGEWFAATTTTATGYVVEYSIPKDTMFEMQNPMGFDIAVNDDDDGGRKTQLAWNGRPHTELSYGELFLSGSDVDVWELY
- a CDS encoding sigma-54 dependent transcriptional regulator; amino-acid sequence: MSAAANANLLIVDDEQLIRWSLQNDLSLAGYAVRAVGSGEEALREIETQEPDLMILDNKMPGMSGQEVLEILQRRGAGCVVIMLSALDDLEHAVAAVRAGAIDYVAKPFDLDDILVRIEKALQHRSLQSEVTSHRTVQAQRDGLEDVVAVGPAMQEVINTLSQIASHGSSTVLLRGETGVGKDLMAKAIHRLSPRKGKPFVEINCPSFPSPLLESELFGHERGAYTDARTTKRGLLELANQGTLFLNEIAEINPVVQTKLLQFLEHKVFRRIGGTQERTVDARIVTATNQPLEQAVEDGTFRRDLYYRLNVIPIHIPPLRKRPEDISALIEHFLELFRNEFSKSRLEIEPIALQRLQNYNWPGNVRELKNALERMVLLTKDSIIREKHLPEALLHQSAIENANASGNSPLVEQEKRMILEALHEAEWNQSLAARQLRISRDTLRYRIKKYGIKTSLPPSIHQ
- a CDS encoding ATP-binding protein, which produces MSDTQTPNTKHSALKEQLEQMSVEEFERLQQLANLGELVGGFAHELRNPVAGIRAALQTLSRGVGEDNPQYEIYQEVCSAANRLDGLVSSLLSFARMGKSSTHPINVNDAVREAVRLFEQDQSNAGKTHIELAENLPLLNADIRLLQQVVLNLLNNAQQATKGKLELAVSTQYQPPNSISDVGPNHAMALHRCQHGVIQVRISDNGPGVNEPDIEAVFKPFFTTKENGAGLGLSISHRIIQEHHGCLFYRNNPDQGTTFVACLPLTDPSLKNCTGSCA